A region of Takifugu flavidus isolate HTHZ2018 chromosome 2, ASM371156v2, whole genome shotgun sequence DNA encodes the following proteins:
- the LOC130521862 gene encoding mesoderm posterior protein 1-like has product MDTSSVPLHNCGLQFQWCSDSDISSMSSPETLSPVPSMDSSLSPSYQQLPESTPPKATRTFKSSPCSLSRRGRRAGKPTRIRSKQRESASEKEKLRMRDLTKALHHLRSYLPPSVVPAGQNLTKIETLRLTIRYISHLSAQLGLNEEVLFQRREQRHASATDSSSPDILSYFQHSSAIGQEVQLQNQNQGLDQPLFSSHCPSQNTAFHSGTYSFGVNQYTVAPLEDMSVDAIPHTPTATQPSCQVCSTDFCMPLVPREYWG; this is encoded by the exons ATGGATACCTCCTCGGTCCCACTGCACAACTGCGGTCTGCAGTTCCAGTGGTGTTCTGATTCGGACATCTCCAGCATGTCTTCACCAGAGACCCTGTCCCCTGTTCCCTCTATGGACTCCAGCCTGTCTCCTTCCTACCAGCAGCTGCCAGAGTCCACTCCTCCGAAGGCGACCAGGACATTCAAGTCCTCACCCTGCTCTTTGTCAAGACGAGGCCGGAGGGCAGGCAAACCCACTCGGATCAGAAGCAAACAGCGAGAGAGCGCCAGTGAAAAGGAGAAGCTGAGAATGAGAGATCTGACCAAGGCTCTGCATCACCTGAGGTCCTACCTGCCACCATCTGTGGTCCCAGCTGGACAGAATCTGACTAAAATAGAGACACTGCGTCTCACCATCCGCTACATCTCCCACCTTTCAGCCCAACTAGGCCTCAACGAGGAGGTGCTGTTtcagaggagggagcagagacaCGCGTCAGCCACTGACAGCTCCTCACCAGACATTCTCAGCTACTTCCAGCACAGTTCTGCAATTGGCCAGGAGGTCCAGttgcagaaccagaaccagggcCTGGACCAGCCCCTGTTCTCCTCCCACTGTCCCAGCCAGAACACTGCATTCCATTCTGGGACCTATAGTTTTGGAGTGAATCAGTACACTGTCGCTCCTCTAGAAGACATGAGCGTGGACGCCATCCCGCACACACCAACAGCCACACAACCATCCTGCCAG GTGTGCAGCACAGACTTCTGCATGCCGTTAGTTCCCAGAGAGTACTGGGGTTGA